Sequence from the Amycolatopsis sp. NBC_00345 genome:
CCAGCACACGCCATGGGCGCGTCGTGGCCAAGGCCCGGGTTGTTTTCCCGTGGACCAATGCGTCTGCCGATGATGCCCCGGAAACGGTCCTCACCAGTAGGTTTCGTGGCCGGATTGGGCTGACAGTGGTCCACTCCGGGGGCCACCGGAGCGACCATCGCGGCGTTCGCGGTGCCCGGCCTGATCAGCGGGCCCGGGGCAGGCTAGTTTTCCCGGGTGAGCCTCCTCGATGATGTGGCCGAGCGTGACGGCTGGCGGTGCTGGGTGTGCGACGAGCCGGTCGACCCCGCCATGTCGGTGAACGACCCGCGGGGGCCCAGCGTCGACAGCCGGACCGCCGACCGGAAGGCCAAGGTCGCCGAGCGGCTGGCGCACCGCGGGTGCAACACCCGCCGGGGCGCGGTCAAGGTGGTGATCGCCTGGCCGGAGCGTCTGTACGTGGTCGAGCCCGCGCCGTTGATCACGGTCGCCGGGCGGCTGGAGCGCAAGGGGGGCCGTGAGATGGTGGCCCGTTGCCCGACCGAGAACGATGCCCAGGAGGCGGCGGACTGGCTGGTGGACCGGTTCTCCCGGCTCGTGCCAGGGCTGCCGGTGACCGCCAGCATCGAGGCGGGCGGCGGGCAGTTCCTCGTCATCCTGGCCGCCGGCCGCCGCTGACCCGGGATTGCCGAGCGCAGCCGACGTTCAGCTTCGCGGTGGTCCTGGCCCAGAGGCCGGACTCCGACCGGTATGCCGCCGCCGTCTGCCCCACGTGGTGCCGCCGTTGGCCGGTTCAGCACCGCGGAACCGCTCGGCGAGGAGCTCGCTCCGACCGCGCTGTTCACCCTCGCTACGGAGCAAGCCGCCTCCGGCCGCTGGACCGCCTACGCGGCCGCCGCCAGCCGCCGCGCTGACGAGCGGAACCGTTGGTACTGATCAAGGTCTGCGCGGCGACCGGACACGGCGCCGGTGCTGCCACCGAATTCGGGTGCCGGCCCCCAGCCGGACCGCTAAGGTGCTTTCGTGGCCACCATCGCGGATTCCCGCCGATTTACCGGCCCCCTGGCCCCCATCGGGCGCCGCGGGGGTCGAGTCCGGCCACTTCGGCTGCGCTGACCGGCCTCGCCGAGCGAGCTCACGGGCCAGGGGGACTGTCGTGTCCCGCCCGTCCGCTCGTTTCAGGAGGCTGTCATGCCCGCTCGGCTCACCACCGACCAACTCGCCGGTGACCTGGCCATCCGCGACCTCACCGATCCCGCCGCAGGCCCCCACGCCGTCCAGCTCGTCATTCACCGCATGGTCGGTGCGCTCGCGGATCTGTGGAGGTGCGAGGTCCGATGGTGGCGTGGCGACCGGATCGTCACCATCGACGACAACTACGACAATCTGGGTTACGCGCCCGAGGATGTCACCCGCGACGCGCGCTACACCCGCTACCTCGATCACCACCGGATGCTGCGCAGTCACTCCACCGCGATGATCCCGGCAGCCCTGCGCGCGCTCGCCGACGATCCGGCCGGGAACGTGCTGCTGGTATGTCCCGGAATCGTCTACCGCCGCGACGCCATCGACCGGCTGCATACCGGGACACCGCACCAGCTCGACCTGTGGCGCCTCACCCGCCGCACGCCGCCGATGGCCGGCACCGACCTGGACGAGATGATCGCCGCGCTCCTCGGCGCGACGCTCCCCGGAGCCGTGGACCGCCGGGAAGCCCGGGTCCACCCGTACACTCTCGGCGGCCGCCAAGTGGACGTGGCCCGTGACGGCGACTGGATCGAGGTCGCCGAGTGCGGCCTGGCCCACCCCCGCGTACTGGCCAAGGCGGGGCTGGACAGCTCCTGGAGCGGGCTGGCGCTGGGCCTGGGACTCGACCGAATGCTCATGCTGCTCAAAACCATCCCGGACATCAGGCTGCTCCGCTCCACCGACCCGGCGGTCACGGCCCAGATGACGAATCTGGATCCCTACCACCCCGTGTCGGCCATGCCACCGATCCGCCGCGACATCTCCATCGCCGTGGACTCCGACGACCTCGCCGAGGACCTCGGTGACCGCGTCCGCACCGCACTCGGCGACGACGCGGCCTGCGTGGAATCGGTGGAGATCCTCGGAGAAACGCCCTGCGCCGCGCTCCCTGCCCACGCTGTCACCCGCCTTGGCGCCCGCACGGACCAGAAGAACGTCCTCGTCAGGATCGTCCTGCGCCATCTCCGCAAGACCCTGTCGGATCAGGACGCGAACGCCATGCGCGGCCGCATCTACGCCGCCCTCCACCAGGGCACCGCCCGGCAATGGGCCACCGCTCCCGCACACACGCCGAAGCTCTGACGCCTGGTCCATTCAGGCACTGCGAAACCCCTGGCACGCTCAGGTCCGGAGGCCATCTCACCGGAGTTCTCCCAAGATCGTCACCGAACCAGTAGCCTCGCACCCGTGACTGCAGCACGGCTTCCGAAGATCGCGCTCGAAGAGGCCTACGAACACCCGGACAAGGTGGCGCGCGTCCTGTCCGATGAGGATCTGCTGGCCGACGTCTCCGACAAGGGCGGCGTCACGCCGGAGTTCTACCGGCCGGTGATGGAGAAGCTGCCGGAGTTCGGTGAGACCCGGCTGGGCAGCATGGACGCCGCCGGTGTGCGGCACAGTGTGCTTTCGCTGACCGCGCCGGGGATCCAGAGCATCCTCGATCCGGCCGAGGCGGTGGCCGAAGCCCGCCGCCAGAACGATTTCCTCGCCGAGCAGGTCGCTCGGCGGCCGGACCGGTACTCGGGTTTCGCGGCGGTCGCGTTGCAGGATCCGGAGGCGGCCGCGGCCGAGTTGCGGCGCGCGGTGCTCGACCTGGGGTTCCGCGGGGTGCTTGTCAACGGCTACACCAACGTCGGCGACGGGGCGCACGGGAGCTATCTCGACGAACCGCGGTACCACCCGTTCTGGGAGGCGCTGGGGGAGCTTGACGTGCCGTTGTACCTGCATCCCCGGCCGTCACTGCCGCCGGTGCTCGAGATGTACGCGGGGCACCCGGAGATGAAGGGCGCCACCTGGGGATTCGGGACGGAAACCGCGTCGCATGTGGTGCGGTTGCTGCTCGGCGGGCACTTCGACCGGTTCCCCACGGCGAAGCTCGTGGTGGGGCATCTGGGGGAGGGGCTGCCGGCGTTGCTGTGGCGCACGCAGCACCGGTTCGAGGACAACCCGTTCGGCAAGCGGCTGGGCAAGACGTTGCCGGAGTACGTGGCGGACAACATCTGGATCACCACGAGCGGGACGTTTTCCGACCAGGCCTTGGCCAACGCGATCCTGACGGTGGGCGCCGACCACATCCTGTTCTCCGTGGACTACCCGTATTCGGAGAACGCCGAGGCGGCCGAGTGGATCGAGCGCACGCCGATCAGCGAACTCGACCGGCGCAAGATCGCGTACGGCAACGCGAGCACGCTGTTCGGCATCGACCTGGACTGACTGCGGGCACCGGAGGGAGCAGGGCCACCGATGGCACCGGGTACCGCGTGCGTCAGGCGCTGCCGGGTTGCCGCCGTTCGGTGGGCTGCTCGGCGACGGGGCGGACGTCGTCCATGATCCGGTCGGCGTACTTGTCGAGCATGCGGGTGCCGACCTGCTGCGCGTAGCCGAGCAGCACCGACCACAGCAGCAGCGCGGCCTGCGAATCGACGTTGACGAAGCCGTGCGCGAGCCCGGCGCTGAAGCCGAGCAGGCCGACGATGGCCAGTGTCGCACCGAAGAGCACCTTGATCAGCCCCTGGTACCCGGTCAGCACGTACGGGCTCACCTCGGGGCGCCGCCGGATCATCAGCACCACGACCGACAGCGCCGCGCCGATCACGCCGAAGGTCTGCGCGAGCCAGACGTCCCAGCCGCTCGGGGCGTTCGCGCCGCTCGGGCAGACCGTTGTGGACGGTCCGAAGTGGTCGGCCGGGATGCACAGCGGAATCAGGCCGGGCCGGACGATGCCGAGGACGCCGAGCACGGTGTTGAGGACGAACAACGCCGCGGTCGCGATCACGAGCTTGTTGCGCAGTGAACGCGCCGCGGCGTGCGCGTCGTCGGACGCGTCGAACGCCGCCCGGAGCGCGTCGACCACGACGGCGCGGTCGGTGGCCGTGACCGTGCCGGACAGGTCCAGCTGGTGCAGCGCCTGCCAGCGCGGATCCTCGGCCGGGAGGTAGAGGTCGATGCGCGCCCGCAGGCCCGGCATCCGGCCGGGCAGCTGCGGGTCGGCCGAGATCGCGGCGATCTCGGCCTCGTGCAGGGCCCGCCAGGCGCGCTCGATGTGCCAGCCCGACCACCACGACACCAGCGACCACCACCGCCGCGGCGCACCGTACAGCGCCGCGTCCACCACCTCCAGCGACGACAGGGCCGCGGTCCTGGCGACCTCCGTGCCGGGAATCCCCTCGCACGCCGCGAGATCGGCGCGCACCCGGCGGGCCCGCGATTCCACCGTCAGCTGCCAGTCGGTGCCTTCCGCCCCGGATACCAGGCCGGCGAACCCGTTCTCGACCATCGTCATCACCTCTGATCGAGCATCGCAGCGGAAGGCCGCCGGCCGAGACGGCCAAACGCGCACTCCTCGGGCACGCTCGGTGATCGGCCCCGGCCGTTCGGGCAGACTGAACGGGGAACTCGGGAGGCGGCATGGTGACTGCTGAACTGCGTGGGCTGACCGTCCATATCGACACGGGCCGGTGGAGCGAGACCGTCCTCGACGCGGTGAACCTCGCCGTGCCTGAAGGCCGGATTACCGCTCTCCTAGGCGAATCCGGATGTGGCAAGTCCATGACCGCCGCCGCGCTGAGCGGCCGGCTGCCCACGTCGGCGAAGACCACCGGGCACGTGTGGATCAACGGCACGGACGTGCAGGACGAGCGAAGCTGGCGGCAGCTCCGGGGCCGGACCGTCGGCTTGGCGCCCCAATCGGGAGCCGTCGCCTTCACCGCGGGGGAGACCGTCGGCACGCAGTTGCGTGAGCTGGAACGTCGTCACCGGCGATGGACCCTCGACCGTGCCTGCGCCGCGGCCCGCTATCCGGTCGAGGCGTTCGATCTGTACCCGGGCCAGCACTCCGGCGGGCAGATCCAGCGGGCCGCACTCGCCGCCGCGCTTTTGCCCGCACCCGATCTGCTCATCGCCGACGAGCCCACCGCCTCCTTGGACGCGGGCCTCGCGCACGAGGTGTGGGGCGCCCTGCGCGAGTACGCGGACACCGGTGCCGCCGTACTCGCCATCACGCAGGAAGTGCCCTTGCTGACCGCCACCGGCGTCGCCGACCGCATGGTGTTCATGCGCGACGGCCGGATCACCATTGCCGGCCCCGCGACCGAGATCCGCGGCCTCGCCGACCCGTATGTGCAAGGCTTCTTCCGAGAGATCGGGGAATAGCTCGCCGCCGTTCCTCGCGGGGCGGCGGATCAGCGGGTGTTCTGGGGACGCAGCAGGCGTTCGTTGAGGTGTCTCCGCGCGTCTTCCACGTTGATGACGGAGTCCACCTTGATGATGCCGGCCAGGTCGGCGCAGGCTTCGGCGGCCGCTCCGGCGCGGGGCAGCATGAGGTCTTCGTAGGCGCGGACGGCGTGGTCGAGGCCGGGGTGGGTGGCGATCGCGGTGGCGAGGTCGGCGCCGTCGAGCATCGCGAGGTTGGCGCCGATGCCGTACGGGGGCATGAGGTGGGCCGCGTCGCCGAGGAGGGTGATGCCGGGGACGTGCTCCCAGGTGTGTCCGATGGGCAGGACGTGCAGGGGCCGGTTGACGAAGCCGCCGTCGGACTCGCGGATCAGGTCGAGCAGGCGGTCGTGCCAGCCGTCGAACACCGCGAGGAGGTGGCCGCGCACGGCTGCGGCGTCGTCGAGGTCCAGGCCGGCGGTGACGTGCCAGCCGAGGGGGACGTCGAGTCCGGCGTACACGCGGATGTGCCCGCCGCTGTTGCGTTGCGCGGACAGCATGGCGCGGCCGGACTTCGCCGCCAGGGTGCCGTTTCCGACCAGGCGCGCCAGGGCCGGGTGGCGGGTGTCGGCGTCGTCGAGCCAGGTTTCGACGATGGTGTCGCCCGTGTAGGCGGGGGTCGCGTCGGAGAGCGCGGGGCGGGTCCGCGACCAGGCTCCGTCGGCGCCGACGACGAGATCGAAGTCCTGGGTCGTGCCGGCACCGAAGTGCAGGCGGGCGGTGCCCTCGCCCGGGGTGACCGCGTCCACCGAGTGTCCCCAATGGACGGTACCGGGGGTGAGGGAGTCCAGGAACAGGTCGCGCAGCTGGCCGCGGTCGATCTCGGGCGCGTTGGTGGCACCGTCGGTGGGCTGCTCGTGGTGGACCAGCGCGCCGGTGATGGGGTCGAGTCCGCGCATTTCCTGGCCTTCGGGGCGGGCCAAGGCGCGGAACTCTTCGAACAGGCCGGCGGTGCGCAGCGCGGCTTGGCCGGTGTCGACGTGCAGGTCCAGCATGCCGCCCTGGGAACGGGCATGACGAGAGCTCTCGCGCTCGAACACGGTGACCCGATGGCCGTGCCGTTGGAGGGTCCGGGCGCAGGCGAGGCCACCGATACCGGCGCCGACGACCGCGATGTGAGGACTGCGAAGGGAGTTCATGCCAGCAGGAAATCACAACGACTACAAACATGCAACGTTCAATGTTTTGACTGTTTCACCTTTGGTCCGTACGGTGGCGGGGTGAGTGAGCAGACCGGCCGGCGCGAGCGCAAGAAGGCCCAGACCCGCCAGGCCCTGGCCGACGCCGCGCTCGAGCTGTTCCTCGACCGCGGCTACGACCAGGTGGGGGTCAGGGAAGTGGCTGACGCGGCCGACGTGTCGGCGACGACCCTGTTCAAGTACTTCCCGACCAAGGAGTCGCTGGTCTTCGACATCGACGAGGACGTCGAGGCGGCGCTCGTGGCCGCCGTGCGCGACCGTGCCCCGGGCCGGCCTCTGCTGCCGGCCCTGCGCGAGCACATCCGGCACCGGGCGACCACGGTCGCCGCCTATCCGCACACCGCCGCCTTCACCCGCATGATCGAAGACACCCCGGCCCTGCGCGACTACGCCCGCCGCATGTGGCTGCGCCACGAGACCGCCCTGGCCCAGGCCATCGCCGACGAGGCCGGCGCCTCCGCGGACGACATCGGCTGCGCCGCACTGGCCCGGTTCGCACTCGAGGCCGTCAGCCTGGCCCATCAACATCCTGACCCGCCCCAGGCGGTCGACACGATCTTCGCTTTGCTCGAACGCGGATGGGCAGCGACGTATCCCGACGCCTGAGCCGTGGCGTTTCGGCGCACTTACGCGCGCTGTATGCGGCAGAAGTGGATATTCGATTACGCACGAACTGCTGTATTCGGCGAGCCGGGAAGCCCGTGCAGATCTTGCGCCGGATAGGTGACCGGGCAGCTGTACATTTCGCGGGAAATTCAAAAGTTTAGAGCCTGACCTGCGCTGATACCTCAGTTCGGGTGACAACTCGCTCTCATTGTTCCCCACGGTCCGATTCCCCCACTGCGGCGGCGGGGCAGCGGGTATCCTGGAATATCGGGCACGGGAGGGGCCGCGGCATGTCGACGGGCAAGGCGAGCGGGCAGCTTGGCTGGCTGGCGGCGATTCTGGCACCGCCGGGTGCCGCGGCCGGGCTCTGGTCCGGCTGGGTCCACGCGCATTTCGTCCTCGCCGTGATCCTGTTGATCGTCTACGAAGGTGTGCTGGCGCTCCTGTCGTTCGTCCGGGAAGTCGCCTCGGAACTCGTCAAACGCTGGCGGGCGCGATTCATCGACTGGATCGACCAGAGCCTCGGGCGCAAACTGGTGCGCTTCGACCGCCGGTACCGGGAGTTCGTCCTCGCGACCCTGCGGTTCGTCGATCTCAAGGGCCTGGCGACCATCGGGCCCTACACGCCCCAGCTCGACGAGGTCTTCGTGGAACCCTGGCTGGTGCCGCGAAGCCCGCACCAGGTGATGTCGGACCCGCTGGCCGACGTGCCGGCCGAACTGACCGAGCGCTCGTCGCTGTGGGAACGGCTCGACCGGCCTTCCCCGAACGTGCTGGCGGTCGTCGGCGCGGCGGGCAGCGGCAAGACGACCCTGCTGCGCCACGCGGCCCGCCGGATCTGCCACACCAGGGGGAAGCGGCGGCGCACGGTGCCGATCTTCTTGTTCCTGCGCGATCACGCGGCCGAAATCCTGGCCACCCCGGCCGTGACGCTGGCGGATCTCCAGCGCGGCACGCTCGGGCGATATCGGGAGGACGAGCCGCACGGCTGGTTCGAACAGAAACTGCGCGACGGTTCGTGCGTGGTCCTGCTCGACGGGCTCGACGAAGTGCCGGCCCCCGGCGACCGCCGCTCGGTCTCGGACTGGGTGGAGCGGCAGATCGGCCAGTACCCGGGGAACGACTACGTGATCACCTCCCGCCCGCACGGCTACCGGGCCGCCGCGATCACCGGCGCCACGGTGTTCCAGGTGCGGCGGTTCACCGACGAACAGGTCGCGCGCTTCGTGCGCGGGTGGTACCGGTCGATCGAGCAGCAGACCACCGGCGTGGACGCCGACGAGCTGGAGTCGCGCGCCGTCTCCGCCGCCGACGATCTGCTCGATCGGCTGAGGAATTCGGCCGCGCTGCGCGAACTCACCGTGAACCCGTTGCTGCTGACCATGATCGCCAACGTGCATCACTACCGCAGCGCGCTGCCCGGGAGCCGGGCCGAGCTCTACAGCGAGATCTGCGAAGTGATGCTGTGGCGGCGGCACAGTGCCAAGCGGCTGCCGATCGAACTCGGCGGGGACCAGAAGGAACTGCTGCTGCGCCAGCTCGCTTTCACCATGATGGAGCGCCGGATACGGGACCTCCCGCGCTCCGGGGTGCTCGCCGCGCTCAAACCGATGCTGCGCCGGGTCTCCAAGGACCTCACGGCGGAGGCGTTCCTGGCCGACGTCGGTGCCAGCGGGCTGCTGGTCGAACGTGAGAACGGCCTGTATTCCTTCACCCACCACACTTTCCAGGAACATCTCGCCGCCGTGCACATCCAGGACAAGGGACCGTCCGGCCTGCTCCCGGGGAATGTCGACGACGAGTGGTGGCGGGAATGCACGCTGCTCTACTCCGCCCGCGCGGACACCGACCCGATCATCCGGGCCTGCCTCGAGTCCGGCAGCGTCATCGCGCTCGCGCTGGCGTTCGACTGCGCGCAGCACGCCCGCGAGATCGACCCCGCGCTGCGGGACCAGCTGGACGGGCTGTTGCACTCGAGTTACGCCGCCGACACCGATCCGCGCCGCCGCAGGCTGATGGCGCGGGTGATGGTGAACCGGCATCTGCGTAATCTCACCCCCGCCGCCGGGACCGCGCGCATCTGCGTCCAGCCGATCACCGGTGACATCTACTGGCTCTTCCTCGCCGACACCGGCACCGCGCCTCCCGACGATCCGCGGCCGTTCGTCCCGGGGGCCGGCGGTCCGGTGGTCGGGGTGCGACCGGCCGACGTGCTCGGATTCATCCAGTGGGTCAACGAAATCGCCGGCGGCGGGCAGGTCTACCGGCTGCCCAGCCGCGCCGAGATCAAGGACCCCGCGGTGCGGCACGCGCTCGGTCAGCCCGCCGGGCCGTCGGGCAGCCTCAGCGTGTGGCTGCGGCCGGACGCGCCGGGGGCGCTGGAGCTGTGGACGGCGGAGGACGGGCCGCACCCCCACACGATCACCTCCGGGGACCTGATCCGGCACGTCACCCAGGATCTCGAGGGCTCGGCCACGACACTGGCCAGGTTGCTGGTGATCCGGTCGCTCGTGCTGCTGCGGTCCGTCTCGTTCAATCTCGATCATGGCGTGGCGAATGCCCGTGCCCACGACCTGACCGGCGAACTGGTCCGCGGCCTGGCCGGCGCGGCGGAGCTGGCCCACGCCGGCGAGCCGGCCTTGGTCCGGCTGCTCGATTCGGCGACGGCGCGCGCTTCCGATCTGGCGCGCGCGGTCGGCCGGGAGGTCGACCGCGCCGAAGCCCTCGACCTGGCCCGCCTGCGTGATCTCGGCCGTCTGCACACGCTGAACAACACGCTGGCGCTGGACCTCTCCCTGGGGCGCCCGTTCGACACGGCCCGCAAACGCGGACCGGACAAGGAAAGCGACCTGGTGCACGACCTCGACCGGTCCCTGTCCCGCGATTTCGAGTATGCCCGCCGGTTGGCCGGTGCACTGGGCAAAGACCTCGACCGGGCCCTCGAACCGGAACTCGAACTGGACCTGGACATCGTGCTCGGCCTCGACCTGGCCCGCGACGCCGAGCGCGGCCCGGCACCGTCCGCCGAGTTCGAACGGCATTTCACCCGGCTCACCGGACCGGCACTGGCTCGTGCCCTCGCGCAGGCGTTGCACGAGTCCCAGGACCTGAAAACCGGGGACTGGCACCGGTTCCAGGATGCGTTCGCGCGTGCTTTCGTGGCCGCCGCGGACATCGGCACCACCGGCTACGTCGTTCCGCCCGGCTCGCTCGCGGCGGAGATCCAGCGCGCCTGCGAAGCTGTCCGGGCCGGGGCCGGTCCGGCCGCGGGCAGGCTCGGCGAGGTCACGGTCCGGCTGGAGGAACTCGCGGTGCCCGTCTTCGGCCGCGAACGCGAACTCACCGTGGGCACCGCGAAGGCGATCCGCATCGCCGCGCTGTGCCTGGCGGCCGAAGCGGAAACGTTGGCGGACAGCGGTTCCGCCGCCGCGTTCCGCCGGGTCGCGGCGGGGGTCAGCCTGCTCGAGCTCCGCCGCAGCAGCCAGTCGCCCGCCACCGAGACGATCGTGCTCGCCAGTGCCTGAGACCGGTATCCGATGTCTCGTGACCGGTGGCGGGCCACCACCCGGGAGTCCGATGTGGACTCGGTGACACTGCATGTGGCGGCTCGCCGGCATCTGATGGAGCGCTACGACGAGCTGGTCGGCCGCTACGCCGCGCTGCCCAACCAGGGACGCGCCGAAGACGGGTACAACTACCGTCCCGAGGCGTGGCGGATCTTCCCGCGCTACAACGTGGTCGCGGCGATTCTGGCGGGGGTCGAGCGGCTCGATCCGGACCGGCTTCCCGAGCCACCGGACCTGCTCGACCAGCTTGTCGAGGCTGCGGCCACCGCCCAGTCGCTGTTCACCGAGCCGGCGTCCAACGAGGTGGCCGCGGCGGTGATGGCCGAGGAACGCCGTCTCTTCGCCTCGACCGTGCGGGGGTGGGCCGCCCGCGACGATCTGCCGGTACGGCCACTGCCGTACCGGCGCGTGCTCACCTCGGCCGAATCGGCTGCCCGGCAGCGGCAGCTAAACCAACGATGGGGGCTGGTCGGCCGACAGTGGCATCCGATGATCGCCGGACCAACCCCGCCGGACGTGCTGGTGCTGGCGGAGGAGTCCATGTGGGACGGCCAGGCCGTCGACCACGTGCGCGCCGCGCTGCGCACGGCGGGCGCTGGCCGCGTGACCGAGTTGCGCGAGTACGGCGAGGACTACCTCATCGACGTGGACCTCGTCGCGCCTCGGTACACCGGTGCCGAAGGCGTATGGAGCGACGACACGCTCACCTGGATCGCCTACGCATCCTTCGAAGGAACCGTCGCCTTCGGAGGCCACCTCGCCACCATCCTGACCACCACCTGGCCCGGCCTCGATCACTGGCGCTGGACTTCCTGACCCCGATCGCCACGCCACAACCGGGCAGGCAAAGGACATCGAGCGATCAGGGCCGGCGGTCCTTCTCGGTGGCAACGGCGGAGGCGGAGAGGAGCGTCGCGCCGGCGAGGCTGCCCCAGAGGGCGGCCGGGCCGTGGGAGGCGAGCGCGGTGATGACCGCCGGGGAGACGGCGAGGCCGAAGCCCGTGGAGAGCTGGAAGCGGGCGAGGGCGCGTCCCAGGACGTGGGCAGGACGTCACCGAGGAGTCGTTCCACCGGCTGCTGCGCAACTACGGCGAGTGGCACGAGCGCAACAGCGCGCCCGATTCCCGCTACGCCAGCCTCTTCAGCCCGCTGCTGCTCACCGGGCGCAAACCGGGCGACGACCCCGGCGGGTTCGCCATGGTGGCCACAGTGGACGGAGCCCGCCCCGATTCCGACGGGCTGCTGCGCGACTACCTCGCGGAGGTCACCGACGGCGTCCCGGGCACGGCCACGGTCGATCCGCCCCACCGGCTGCCGTGGCTGGCGGCGGTGAAAGCCGGGGCACTGAGCCAGGCCGACGAATCCGGGATGTTCAAAGCGAAAGCGGCCTACCTGCGGAGACGGTTCACCGACGAGCAGATCGGGACCGCCTACACCCACCTGACCAGCGCGGACCACAAACACGGCGTGCAGCGGGATGGTGAGGCGGCCCTGGCCGGCGAGGCCGGCCGCCAGTGGCAGTCCTGCCCAGCCCGGCGACTTTCGACACCGTGCGGAGCCAGTGGGGCAAGGCAGGAGGCCGCCGCAGCGCACGACATCAGCGCCACGGGCCACGCGCGCGGCAAGATCGTCATCACCGTGCGGACGATTCGGCCCGCAGCAGGGCGGCCGCTCCCGGGGCCATGAGCGGAAACAGTGGCCGGGGTAGTAATTTCACTCAGGATCGAGGGGAGCGGACGGAGTGGCACGTCTTCATGTCGGCTGCGCGATGTGGACGCACAAGGCGTGGGCCGGGAGGTTCCTGCCGCCGTCGCTGCCGGCCAAGGAGCGCCTGCGGGCCTACGCCGGCTGGTGCAACGCGGTCGAGGGCAACACCACCTTCTACGCGACTCCCGCCCGGGACACCGTCGCCACGTGGGCGGAACAGACGGACTCCGGTTTCCGGTTCGTGGTCAAGCTGCCCAAGGTCGTCACGCACGAGCGCCGGTTCGTGGGTGTCGAGACGGAGATGCGGGCGTTCCTGGACGCGATCGAACCCCTCGGCGAACGGGCGGTGCTGTGGAGCCAGTTGCCCGGCTCGTTCGGCCCTTCGGACGTCGAGGCCCTCGGCCGCTTCCTGCGCCGGCTCCCGGCCGGCCGCCGGCGCGCCGTGGAGGTGCGTCACCCCGGGTTCTTCACCGACGCCGGCTCGACGTCGCTGCTGGAGGGGGTGCTCGCCGGCGCGGAGGCCGAGTGGGTGCCGTTCGACACCACAGTCTTCTTCCGGAGCCCACCGGCCAGCGAGGCCGAGCAGGATGCCTGGGCCAAGAAACCGCGGCTGCCGCGGCGGACGCGGGCGCTGACCGACCGTCCGATCGTCCGCTATCTGGGCCGGGACTCGGTCGAGGAGACGGTTGAGGGGTGGCGGCCGTGGACCGCGGTGGTCGCCGGCTGGCTGCGGGAGGGCCGGTCGCCGACGGTTTTCCTGCACACCCCCGACAACGACGACGCGCCGGCGCTCGCCCGCCGGTTCCACGACGACGTGCGAGCGCTGGTGCCCGGTCTCGACGCACTGCCCGAGCCGGAGCCGGTTGAGCCCGCGACCCTGTTCTGAGCTTCGACGAGGCGGTCACCAGGTCACGGGGAGTGCGGTCAGGCCGCCGTTGAGGAGGTCCCGCCGGATCGTCAGGTCTTCGACGGGCACGGCGAGGCGCAGAGCCGGGAACCGGGGAATCAGGTGGGTGAACACGGACTGCAGTTCCATCCGGGCCAGCGGCGCGCCGATGCAGTAGCGGGCACCGTGCCCGAAGGTCAGGTGGGCCGAGGCAGTGCGGGTGAGGTCGAGGCGGCCGGGTTCGGCGAAGACGGCGGGATCTTGATTGGCGGCGCCGTTGCTGAGCAGCACGAGCTCGCCCGCTTGGACCGTGACGCCGTCGACCTCGAGATCCGTTCGCGCGTAACGAGGGATTCCGCCGCTGCTTTTCCCCGGCGCTCGTAGGAGTTCTTCGATCGCGTTCGGGACGAGCTCGGGATTGTCGCGCAGCGCGTTCCATTGGCCGGAGTTCGTGAGCAGGAGCAGCGCGCTCATGCCGATCTGGGCCGCGGTGGTTTCGTGGCCGGCGAACAGCAGCGCCATCGACAGCATG
This genomic interval carries:
- a CDS encoding amidohydrolase family protein is translated as MTAARLPKIALEEAYEHPDKVARVLSDEDLLADVSDKGGVTPEFYRPVMEKLPEFGETRLGSMDAAGVRHSVLSLTAPGIQSILDPAEAVAEARRQNDFLAEQVARRPDRYSGFAAVALQDPEAAAAELRRAVLDLGFRGVLVNGYTNVGDGAHGSYLDEPRYHPFWEALGELDVPLYLHPRPSLPPVLEMYAGHPEMKGATWGFGTETASHVVRLLLGGHFDRFPTAKLVVGHLGEGLPALLWRTQHRFEDNPFGKRLGKTLPEYVADNIWITTSGTFSDQALANAILTVGADHILFSVDYPYSENAEAAEWIERTPISELDRRKIAYGNASTLFGIDLD
- a CDS encoding FAD-dependent oxidoreductase; the protein is MNSLRSPHIAVVGAGIGGLACARTLQRHGHRVTVFERESSRHARSQGGMLDLHVDTGQAALRTAGLFEEFRALARPEGQEMRGLDPITGALVHHEQPTDGATNAPEIDRGQLRDLFLDSLTPGTVHWGHSVDAVTPGEGTARLHFGAGTTQDFDLVVGADGAWSRTRPALSDATPAYTGDTIVETWLDDADTRHPALARLVGNGTLAAKSGRAMLSAQRNSGGHIRVYAGLDVPLGWHVTAGLDLDDAAAVRGHLLAVFDGWHDRLLDLIRESDGGFVNRPLHVLPIGHTWEHVPGITLLGDAAHLMPPYGIGANLAMLDGADLATAIATHPGLDHAVRAYEDLMLPRAGAAAEACADLAGIIKVDSVINVEDARRHLNERLLRPQNTR
- the srmL gene encoding PheS-related mystery ligase SrmL, giving the protein MPARLTTDQLAGDLAIRDLTDPAAGPHAVQLVIHRMVGALADLWRCEVRWWRGDRIVTIDDNYDNLGYAPEDVTRDARYTRYLDHHRMLRSHSTAMIPAALRALADDPAGNVLLVCPGIVYRRDAIDRLHTGTPHQLDLWRLTRRTPPMAGTDLDEMIAALLGATLPGAVDRREARVHPYTLGGRQVDVARDGDWIEVAECGLAHPRVLAKAGLDSSWSGLALGLGLDRMLMLLKTIPDIRLLRSTDPAVTAQMTNLDPYHPVSAMPPIRRDISIAVDSDDLAEDLGDRVRTALGDDAACVESVEILGETPCAALPAHAVTRLGARTDQKNVLVRIVLRHLRKTLSDQDANAMRGRIYAALHQGTARQWATAPAHTPKL
- a CDS encoding TetR/AcrR family transcriptional regulator — translated: MSEQTGRRERKKAQTRQALADAALELFLDRGYDQVGVREVADAADVSATTLFKYFPTKESLVFDIDEDVEAALVAAVRDRAPGRPLLPALREHIRHRATTVAAYPHTAAFTRMIEDTPALRDYARRMWLRHETALAQAIADEAGASADDIGCAALARFALEAVSLAHQHPDPPQAVDTIFALLERGWAATYPDA
- a CDS encoding ATP-binding cassette domain-containing protein, whose amino-acid sequence is MVTAELRGLTVHIDTGRWSETVLDAVNLAVPEGRITALLGESGCGKSMTAAALSGRLPTSAKTTGHVWINGTDVQDERSWRQLRGRTVGLAPQSGAVAFTAGETVGTQLRELERRHRRWTLDRACAAARYPVEAFDLYPGQHSGGQIQRAALAAALLPAPDLLIADEPTASLDAGLAHEVWGALREYADTGAAVLAITQEVPLLTATGVADRMVFMRDGRITIAGPATEIRGLADPYVQGFFREIGE